Proteins encoded within one genomic window of Neodiprion fabricii isolate iyNeoFabr1 chromosome 6, iyNeoFabr1.1, whole genome shotgun sequence:
- the LOC124184668 gene encoding uncharacterized protein LOC124184668 isoform X2, translating into MSAFCEMVLTMKVIKALVFVLIGVQRAASSGPFVQEALAKVFGHWTPYSNVRTIQLLNQLCNESQKDDEVRTDACYGCFFRSSNQPPGYPMLLTMASCADTYLDNTDYGHCQSYLRNATNSISTRTSPGVIYCSFLECIRQVNKNMLIAQCVNEAKAMFSNFKCADFQLTQLFVNATVCVLAKTRCSYLNPITGITQEDELANKLNIVSINALQVNTDYDLNIIRVPFVNPAQGDECGKFRNVDQASWPSAEC; encoded by the exons ATGAGTGCATTTTGCGAAATGGTATTAACCATGAAAGTGATCAAAGCGTTGGTTTTCGTGTTAATCGGTGTTCAACGAGCAGCCAGCTCCGGGCCATTCGTCCAGGAAGCGCTTGCCAAAGTCTTCGGGCATTGGACTCCATACTCAAA CGTCAGAACGATTCAGTTGTTGAATCAGCTGTGCAACGAGTCGCAGAAGGACGATGAGGTCAGAACCGATGCCTGCTACGGGTGCTTCTTCAGGTCCAGCAATCAGCCCCCCGGATATCCGATGCTTCTGACGATGGCTTCCTGCGCGGACACGTATCTCGACAACACGGATTACGGACACTGCCAAAGCTACTTGAGG AACGCAACGAATTCAATATCCACCCGCACAAGTCCGGGCGTCATTTACTGTTCGTTTCTGGAGTGCATCCGTCAAGTGAACAAGAACATGCTG ATCGCGCAGTGCGTCAACGAGGCTAAGGCCATGTTCTCAAACTTCAAATGTGCCGACTTTCAGCTAACCCAGCTTTTCGTCAACGCTACCGTCTGCGTATTGGCGAAGACACGGTGCAGCTACTTGAACCCCATCACCGGCATCACACAGGAGGATGAGTTAGCGAATAAACTGAACATCGTATCCATCAACGCTCTTCAGGTCAACACCGATTACGACTTGAACATCATTCGGGTGCCTTTTGTGAACCCGGCCCAGGGTGACGAGTGTGGGAAGTTTCGCAACGTTGACCAAGCTTCCTGGCCCTCGGCCGAATGCTAG
- the LOC124184668 gene encoding uncharacterized protein LOC124184668 isoform X1 — protein MSAFCEMVLTMKVIKALVFVLIGVQRAASSGPFVQEALAKVFGHWTPYSNVRTIQLLNQLCNESQKDDEVRTDACYGCFFRSSNQPPGYPMLLTMASCADTYLDNTDYGHCQSYLRNATNSISTRTSPGVIYCSFLECIRQVNKNMLEANEVAPPIDQRRLQARGTSSVLTASNNNEHHSHYFASFHFSRRNLQRRKSICVIVDGRKSDGNTIAQCVNEAKAMFSNFKCADFQLTQLFVNATVCVLAKTRCSYLNPITGITQEDELANKLNIVSINALQVNTDYDLNIIRVPFVNPAQGDECGKFRNVDQASWPSAEC, from the exons ATGAGTGCATTTTGCGAAATGGTATTAACCATGAAAGTGATCAAAGCGTTGGTTTTCGTGTTAATCGGTGTTCAACGAGCAGCCAGCTCCGGGCCATTCGTCCAGGAAGCGCTTGCCAAAGTCTTCGGGCATTGGACTCCATACTCAAA CGTCAGAACGATTCAGTTGTTGAATCAGCTGTGCAACGAGTCGCAGAAGGACGATGAGGTCAGAACCGATGCCTGCTACGGGTGCTTCTTCAGGTCCAGCAATCAGCCCCCCGGATATCCGATGCTTCTGACGATGGCTTCCTGCGCGGACACGTATCTCGACAACACGGATTACGGACACTGCCAAAGCTACTTGAGG AACGCAACGAATTCAATATCCACCCGCACAAGTCCGGGCGTCATTTACTGTTCGTTTCTGGAGTGCATCCGTCAAGTGAACAAGAACATGCTG GAAGCGAACGAGGTTGCGCCACCGATCGATCAGAGACGATTGCAGGCTCGAGGGACGTCGAGCGTATTGACAGCGAGTAACAACAATGAACACCACTCCCACTATTTTGCAAGCTTCCACTTTAGCCGACGAAACCTGCAGCGGAGGAAGTCGATCTGCGTCATTGTCGACGGACGCAAAAGTGATGGGAACACC ATCGCGCAGTGCGTCAACGAGGCTAAGGCCATGTTCTCAAACTTCAAATGTGCCGACTTTCAGCTAACCCAGCTTTTCGTCAACGCTACCGTCTGCGTATTGGCGAAGACACGGTGCAGCTACTTGAACCCCATCACCGGCATCACACAGGAGGATGAGTTAGCGAATAAACTGAACATCGTATCCATCAACGCTCTTCAGGTCAACACCGATTACGACTTGAACATCATTCGGGTGCCTTTTGTGAACCCGGCCCAGGGTGACGAGTGTGGGAAGTTTCGCAACGTTGACCAAGCTTCCTGGCCCTCGGCCGAATGCTAG